The Vulpes vulpes isolate BD-2025 chromosome 10, VulVul3, whole genome shotgun sequence genome has a window encoding:
- the ADORA2A gene encoding adenosine receptor A2a, with protein sequence MSTMGSWVYITVELAIAVLAILGNVLVCWAVWLNSNLQNVTNYFVVSLAAADIAVGVLAIPFAITISTGFCAACHNCLFFACFVLVLTQSSIFSLLAIAIDRYIAIRIPLRYNGLVTGTRAKGIIAVCWVLSFAIGLTPMLGWNNCGQPKEGRNYSQGCGEGQVACLFEDVVPMNYMVYYNFFAFVLVPLLLMLGVYLRIFLAARRQLKQMESQPLPGERARSTLQKEVHAAKSLAIIVGLFALCWLPLHIINCFTFFCPECSHAPLWLMYLTIVLSHTNSVVNPFIYAYRIREFRQTFRKIIRSHVLRRREPFKAGGTSARALAAHGSDGEQISLRLNGHPPGVWANGSAPHPERRPNGYTLGLVSGGIAPESHGDMGLPDVELLSHELKGACPESPGLEGPLAQDGAGVS encoded by the exons ATGTCCACCATGGGCTCTTGGGTGTACATCACGGTGGAGCTGGCCATCGCTGTGCTGGCCATCCTGGGCAATGTGCTGGTGTGCTGGGCTGTGTGGCTGAACAGCAACCTGCAGAACGTCACCAACTACTTCGTGGTGTCACTGGCGGCAGCCGACATTGCCGTGGGAGTCCTCGCGATCCCCTTCGCCATCACCATCAGCACAGGGTTCTGTGCTGCCTGCCACAACTGCCTCTTCTTTGCCTGCTTTGTCCTGGTCCTCACTCAGAGCTCCATCTTCAGCCTCCTGGCCATCGCCATTGACCGCTACATCGCCATCCGCATCCCACTCCG GTACAATGGCTTGGTGACTGGCACAAGGGCCAAGGGCATCATTGCGGTCTGCTGGGTGCTGTCGTTTGCCATTGGCTTGACTCCCATGCTGGGCTGGAACAACTGCGGTCAGCCAAAAGAGGGCAGAAACTACTCACAGGGCTGCGGGGAGGGCCAGGTGGCCTGTCTCTTTGAGGATGTGGTGCCCATGAACTACATGGTGTACTACAACTTCTTTGCTTTTGTCCTGGTGCCGCTGCTGCTCATGCTGGGTGTCTACTTGAGGATCTTCCTAGCAGCTCGGCGACAGCTGAAGCAGATGGAGAGCCAGCCTCTGCCTGGGGAGCGGGCTCGGTCCACGCTGCAGAAGGAGGTCCACGCTGCCAAGTCACTGGCCATCATTGTGGGGCTCTTCGCCCTCTGCTGGCTGCCCCTGCATATCATCAACTGCTTTACCTTCTTTTGCCCAGAGTGTAGCCATGCCCCACTCTGGCTCATGTACCTGACCATCGTCCTCTCCCACACCAATTCTGTTGTGAATCCCTTCATCTATGCCTACCGCATCCGTGAGTTTCGCCAGACCTTCCGCAAGATCATTCGCAGCCACGTCCTGAGGCGGCGGGAGCCCTTCAAGGCAGGTGGCACCAGTGCCCGTGCCTTGGCAGCTCATGGCAGTGATGGAGAGCAGATCAGCCTCCGCCTCAATGGCCATCCTCCTGGGGTGTGGGCCAATGGCAGCGCCCCCCATCCTGAGCGGCGGCCCAATGGCTACACCCTGGGGCTGGTGAGTGGAGGGATTGCCCCTGAGTCCCATGGCGACATGGGCCTCCCAGATGTGGAGCTCCTCAGTCATGAGCTCAAGGGAGCATGCCCAGAGTCCCCTGGCCTTGAAGGTCCCCTGGCCCAGGATGGAGCAGGAGTGTCCTGA